From the genome of Branchiostoma floridae strain S238N-H82 chromosome 8, Bfl_VNyyK, whole genome shotgun sequence:
TTCAGAGTCGGTACTGAGAGAATCAGAGCGGTCAGGACGAGTTTATATAGTGGCTGATTGGGTGAGCAAAACCGGTTTGGTGGGTTTTACCCGAATGCATGCTGAAGAAAGGAGAGGACATAATTTATACATCGTACCTTGTGATGGTTTGCATAACGAAAGATTAGACAACATGTACAACAGACAACATTTGTCTTACCATGTCTCcgattggacatctaaaattgtcttcattcatagttcgGGTGTAAAAGATcagttcttccagatcacttcagtgtcactgacgaaggatagtggatatatatgtgtaccatccgaaacgtctgaccgtttccaaaaccacatccagttgcttgagtaactactttttggtgatTAGACAACATGTTCACAAAAAGAGCACTAGCCTTAGTATTTGGACGTATGTAAAATACAGATCGTCTGTGTGTATGGGGaggtgtcatcatcatcatcatctttagtACTGCTTAGCCCAAGTACAAGGTGGATTACTACCAGCTGCGCAATGACCAATATTTATGAACAATCTCACATTGGCTTACAAGAAATAGTGAGCTCCTCAGTAGTGAACATAATtgattgtgttgttgttgtattaaTAACGCTCTGAATCGTCTTCAAATGCGATTGCCCATGCGAAGCGAAAGTAAAACCACAAAAACATTACCGTTATTGTTGTCTTCTTcgaaaaaggccatagagagccaaaaaaggccatagagagcctgctatggaggctagaaaCAAACGACGTCACGCTCACATGTAATTTACTGTCGCTATTGTCCGAACTTTCCACATTGAACATCTTCTTTGTCAAACCCTAGATTTAGTTCTCGGTCAGCAGGTCATGAGATCCTCCTTGGTGACGTTGTTCGTAGTGGGTGCATTATATACAGGTTCGGTAGTTTTTACTTGACTATAAAACAAATGACAAATTGACTACATGAGATAATTTGCAGGAAAAccatactggttttgttgggagGAAAAACACAACATACAACATGAAAGACAACAACACATTCGCATTTTACTTTATTGAGGAAACTGAGTGCGGAAAGTCAACAAATCTTTAACATCTTACAGCATATCATGAAGGCAAACAATACATAACAACATCTATATAACTAACATGTTTCCGAAGCTGATTCGAAACGCCAAGGATCTAGTGTATTTACGGCGGTTAAAGTGACGTATTAGATGTTAATAAGAAGCCGAGTAACTAAAACTAAGTGCGATGGCAGAAAGCTATGTCCAGCGATATTTCGCCATCTTTCTGTCACTAGTGTCCAAACATCCCACAGCTATTTTTCAACAACGCTTCTAGTTCCAATCAAGTACGTGACGTGGCAATAGTAACTACAATGATTACATTTAATTCAGTTACTGAGTTACCGATTTTTACACCGGAGCCATGCAGTGAGTAGAGTGCTGTATTAATCTTTTTTACTGTgtaacaatatgtacatgttatcgTCACAGCTATTCATAGACCTGTTCATAGACATGTGCACACAAAGACTACGTGACTGGAGAAAGCTTCTGTTGCATTGTTCGCACCTgaacggtttctcacctgtgtgtccgcatgtgtctcttgaGATTTCCTTGGTCATTGAACTGCTTGGTGCAtacctcacacctgtacggtttctcacctgtgtgagtccgtatgtgtctCATTAGATTTGACAGCGTAGTGAACTTCTTGCTGCACgcctcacacttgtatggtacctcaccggtatgagtccgcatgtgcctcttTAGACTTGACAGCGtagtgaactgcttgctgcactcatCACACCTGtgcggtttctcaccggtgtgagtccacATGTGTATCCTCAAATCGCTCAGCCGAAGAAAGTGTCGACTGCATTCTTTACAACTGTATGGCCTCTCACCCGCGTGAGTCCGAATGTGTGTCTTTAGATCCGTCATTTGACTATACCGTTTCCCGCATTCATTACAATGGTATGAGTTCTCACCGGTGTgcgtccgcatgtgtctcttcagatgaccTAGCTGACTAAACCGTCTCCCGCATTCACCACACTGGTATGGgatctcaccggtatgagtaaGCAGGTGTCGATTAAGCTTACTTTTGAAGCGAAACACCTTGTCGCAATAACTGCACCGGTGGGTACGGAGAGAATCCTGTCCATCCTCTCCCTCCCCTTGTGTCAGATGAGATCTGGCTCcagtcgccatgttggtcaaaCTCATAtcctacaagaaaaaaaaagagaaaagggAGAATAATGTAAGAGTCTGGAAACTCTAGCTTCTTTGCTGAAAGATTTGCCTGATCATGTCATTACATATAAACTTGGTGTACTCAATAGTTCTCATCTGACGTCTGGGAGAGACTAACTAGTGCCCCAGGCCACAGAGCTTCTCGCAGAGCCTTTCGAGGTGTTTGCTTAGCGGTACAACAGTTTTTGAAGGTTGTGTTTGATTAGGAAACAAAGGGAGTACGAATTAGATACCCTGATTTGCATAGGGGTTATCAAACCAAATCTCGACGGACATGATAGTGTAGCTTACACGTCGAAATGTAaacgtaaacaaacaaaccaaaataaATGCTTTTTGTCAGCATTAGACAGAATCTGTAGGACAGGACGACTACGAAGTGGTTCTTTCAAATAACTTGGCAAACAACTATGATAAAGGTTAAACTGTTGGTTTTGTTATACAGTGGAATAACTGTTTGAAGGGCGGATTGACCCCAATAAATACAGAAACACATAAAAATCCAGGATTTTCTGCCAGCTAAGAGAACAATGGTGATGACAGATTAGAAAAAAGTACCAGTTAGAAAATATTCTGTACTTGATTTCATAGGAACATTGTCAAAGCATGCAAAACCTCCAAGATATATgtaatagttaccccatgggcggGGCGAGGTTTCTGTGTATGTCACCAGTCCCGCCCACTGAGGGGATCTCTAGTCTCCCCGAGGGCGAAGCCCGAGGGGAGACTAGAGATCCCCGAGGTGGCGGGactggtgatatacacagaaaacgagacgaaggccatggggtaactaacttagcccatggcatacttccccgaagcttttctagttcatcagctttacaaaatgttactttattttgtcctaaaagtccacaatctttcttgttattgtttgaaaagctgtgacagacagtgtcagcctgtaacaacacaaggtcactaatcttgtcaagaccttTCCGGGCAAGGTGCCTGGAGACAGAAAGTCTGCtcatattcctctgggcaattagaaATCAAGCataggattggtcagttatcacatgacactatTCTGGTCCCAGAAGAAGGTCTCAAAGGTAAGCGAGGATTGGTCAGAACGGGTCACATGCGTATATCACCCATACTTTTCAGGCTGAAATCATCACTGTTTTCTGATATCATCACACTTTTTTCCTCATTcgcatgaaatagcagcacactttttttcatagcaCCATACTGtgtggatatatcaacagaaaatgggggcttctcattggctgaggggaagtagccatgggctaaaAACTGTAAGAGGGTTATATAATTTAATGAGGTTTCAATCAGACTTGATTTAACACTGCGTAAGTTATCCCGGGCAGTGATGTTTACCTCCGTTTTAGGACAACATGTATACTGGAAGTCAAACAATGGTCAGTACTTATCGAGATACGATGACGCTCCAAAGTGCTGCTCGATGCTTTCACGGCGACACGTCAGATCCTCACGGCTTCAGAGTCGGTACTGACAGAGTAGTCAGTGACACATTTATATAGTGACTGGATTGGGAAATAAAATCGGTTCGACAGGTTGTATGTGTCAGCGAAACAAATGAAAGTACAATTTGATACTGATGTTACATGTGCTGATTTCATAACGGGGAACCAGACAACATCAGACAAAGGTCTTAGCAGTGTTTGAAATAGTTAGTTGTTGTAATAAAGCGTTGAATACTATTAAAAAACGTCTCAGATGAAGAGGAATGATCAAGTCCGTCCCCGGTGAAACTGACGGGCATGCTAAGTCCAGGGTCAGTATTTCCGGTGGTGAGAGGTCAAAGTTTACATTACCTGATTACTCTCATTGAAACTAAACATTGACGACTATAGCATATCGACAAAGGTGAGGTATGCATTTTTGGGCCAGCTACCTCCAGCGCATCTTTTTTGTCTATTGGGACAATTTCTACCatatgtggagcctggtagaggctaagttTGTTACATGTGCATTGAGGCAATTCAGACAAGATTCTACAATAAAAAGGGCACTTGGCAAACAAGATAATAAAGGTTAACGACAATAACgtgttttaattttaatttaTCTACGAAACTACCAGAGCCGGTGGTGACATCCCCAAGTGCAAACTGCTTTAAGGAAAGACTAGACAACCACATGAAGAAACACAGCGTGTATTACAACTTTAGAGCCCTGGACGATCCGCAATTACCTGGGATGTCAGTGTCTTAGAAAGGAAAGAGCGGCCTAAACTGGAACTGCAGTTCCTACCTGAGCCTGCGGAACTCTACTCTAAAAGTTCTTACACACATATTTATTACAAAAGCAATAAGTAACTAGTTGGATGTGTTGCGTTGCGGCAGGACAGGTTTA
Proteins encoded in this window:
- the LOC118421018 gene encoding zinc finger protein 436-like isoform X2, which codes for MSLTNMATGARSHLTQGEGEDGQDSLRTHRCSYCDKVFRFKSKLNRHLLTHTGEIPYQCGECGRRFSQLGHLKRHMRTHTGENSYHCNECGKRYSQMTDLKTHIRTHAGERPYSCKECSRHFLRLSDLRIHMWTHTGEKPHRCDECSKQFTTLSSLKRHMRTHTGEVPYKCEACSKKFTTLSNLMRHIRTHTGEKPYRCEVCTKQFNDQGNLKRHMRTHR
- the LOC118421018 gene encoding zinc finger protein 239-like isoform X1, producing the protein MLSGFSSCKSAHVKPLYFHLFRCQVQPAEPVLPAIQSLYTSHSVSIYSEAVRICVDAKTSRSSLEHQRIADMSLTNMATGARSHLTQGEGEDGQDSLRTHRCSYCDKVFRFKSKLNRHLLTHTGEIPYQCGECGRRFSQLGHLKRHMRTHTGENSYHCNECGKRYSQMTDLKTHIRTHAGERPYSCKECSRHFLRLSDLRIHMWTHTGEKPHRCDECSKQFTTLSSLKRHMRTHTGEVPYKCEACSKKFTTLSNLMRHIRTHTGEKPYRCEVCTKQFNDQGNLKRHMRTHR